The Peromyscus maniculatus bairdii isolate BWxNUB_F1_BW_parent chromosome 6, HU_Pman_BW_mat_3.1, whole genome shotgun sequence genomic interval GGGCACGATAACCCTGGGTGCTTGTGAACAGGACTCAAGGGGGGGGAGAAGTCCTGCAGTCAGGGTGGAGGGGTACCCAAAGGCTGAAGGCAGGGACATGGGGTTGACCATGGCTGAGGTCAAAGGTTAATGCAGCAAGCCTTCTTCTCCCCAGGGCCAGAATCTTGTCCAGCTTGGGCATTACCCAGGGTGATGGCATTGGTCCGGGTGCTGTTCTGCCTCTGCTTGGACACCTTTGCAAAGATCTCTAAGGACAAAGAGCAATAATCAGGCCGGAAGTTTAATGTCCCACCCCCTAACCATGCCATTTCTGAGCACAGGTGGCCACCCCAGAAAGAGTTTTTGCTGGAAGTTAGTTGTTTTGACACCTGGGTCTTGTCTACCTTCCTGGGTAAACAAGGAACCCAGACTCGGCCCCCTAGAAAAATGAGGCCTCCTTCAACTCTAGGATGAgtggagggctgggaggtggaCCAGTGACCCTGAGGAGGCTGGAGGCCTACAGTGGGCTGAGGGCTAGGGCGGGGTATTCCAGCTGAGACAGAGTACCCGATGTATGCAGACTCTCACCCTTGAGGACAGTCTCAAAGGCTAGCTCAACATTGGTGGAGTCCAGGGCTGAGGTCTCCAGGAACAGCAGACCATTGTTTTCTGCCCGGAGAGGAAGCAGGCATTAGTTGTGGATCAATGACAATagtgaaaacatttatttaattctttctaGGTCTTTTTTTCTATATGCAAAACCCTTGGTAGACAGTAGCTTATTTAATCCTTTATACAATCTATAAGGCAGGTTCATTTAGGAAAGTAAAGCCTAGAAATgcagagagaatgaggaagagacTTGCTCCATgccctacatccagtaactgaccaGGAGGAGGCCGGAGGCTGCCTCCTAAACCACAGCATTGAACTGCTCACTGCTCACCCCGGAAAGCTTCTTGGGAGGGAGTGACTGGAGACGGCCACCAGGAGCCCACAGGGTGGGCCAGGCTGTCCTAGCTGTGAACAACTGCTACCGAAGGCAGTCTCACAGCAGGGGCCAGGGGGGAGACATAGGGGTTCCCAAAAGGCCTGGCAGCAGTGAACCCTCGTGAGCAATCCACCGCTCAGGGTCCGAGGCGTCTGCACAATCGAGAAGTCAGACTGAGTGGGAGTAGGCTCTCACCAGCAAACATGCAGGCCTCCTCGGTGGGCACCTCCCGGGCCTGGCTGAGGTCACTTTTGTTCCCCACAAGCATGACAACGATAGTGGCTTCCGCGTGGTCATACAGCTCCTTCAGCCAGCGCTCCACCACAGCGTAGGTCTGGTGCTTCGTTAGGTCGAATACCAGGAGCGCCCCTACCGCGCCGCGGTAGTACCTGTACGGGGGTCGGAGGGAGGGGTGGACAGAGACTAGATGGGGATGTCAGGCTCAGCCCTAGAGCGTAGTCCTCCAGCTAAATGCCTGACATCGATGTGCCAGCCCCCAGGAAGGACTCCAGCCCTGCAGAGCACTCCAGGCTCCCCTGTGCTGCGGGGATGCTGGTCGCAGTCTTCGCAGCTGAGTCTCCCTGCGCCAAACCCCCAGCAGCTCCTCAAAGGCACCCAGCTTCCTCAGTCCTCTGCCTAACTTCAGCCCTGCTCACCCACCAACGCCC includes:
- the Rab25 gene encoding ras-related protein Rab-25, which codes for MGNGKDEDYNFVFKVVLIGESGVGKTNLLSRFTRNEFSHDSRTTIGVEFSTRTVMLGTAAVKAQIWDTAGLERYRAITSAYYRGAVGALLVFDLTKHQTYAVVERWLKELYDHAEATIVVMLVGNKSDLSQAREVPTEEACMFAENNGLLFLETSALDSTNVELAFETVLKEIFAKVSKQRQNSTRTNAITLGNAQAGQDSGPGEKKACCINL